AATCCACGCGGCTCCACGTCTCCGGCTCGATGACGTGGTTTCAATCCGCGCTCCCGTGCGGGAGCGAATCGGGAGCCCCCGCCGCATCCCGCTCGAAGCGCTCGTTTCAATCCGCGCTCCCGTGCGGGAGCGAATGACGGCTCCGCGTTGCGCGCCGAGATTGCGTGGCTGTTTCAATCCGCGCTCCCGTGCGGGAGCGAATGGCCGTCCTCCAGGCCCTCCGCATGGTCCAGGAGTTTCAATCCGCGCTCCCGTGCGGGAGCGAATGGGCGTAGGCCTCCCAGCCGTTCATCTCAGCGGTGTTTCAATCCGCGCTCCCGTGCGGGAGCGAATCCGCCGCTTCGGGCACGTAGGCCGGCAGTACCTGCACGTTTCAATCCGCGCTCCCGTGCGGGAGCGAATGTGAGCCGCGCGACCGAGGGCTATCTCTCCCACCTGTTTCAATCCGCGCTCCCGTGCGGGAGCGAATGCCCCAGATGTAAATCGCGCAGCAGCAAAGACTTGTCAGAACGTCCACGCGAACCCCGTGCGTCCTACCTGTTCATGTGAACAGGAGCCGGTTTCCATCTGTCATAAGTCTTGTCTGTCAAAGAGCATGCACGTCGCGCGAACCCGCCGGGAACCGTGGCGGCACTTGGGGTTCGCGCTCCGGCTCAGACAACTATAGGACCCTCCGGGTCATACGGCTCCTTCGCTCCCTGGTGTTCCACTCTGTTCTTCCAGTTTTTCCCGAGGAAGTAGAAGCGCAGGCTGTCCTGCTTGGGGTTGATTTCGTCCAGAAGCCGCCCCCGCAGTTGTGTCCACTCGGCGGGCTCGATCAAACACTCGAACACGGAGTTCTGCACTCTCTGGCCGTAGTTCAGACAGGCCTTTGCCACGCGGCGCAAGCGGCGGCGGCCTTCCCGTTCCTGCGTGTTCACGTCGTATGAGACGACGACCAGCATCAGGCGCTACCTCCAGAGGAAAGGCGGATAGGCATCCAGGTCGTCCCTCAGGTGCCGTGACAGGAGCAATGCCTGTGCGTGAGGGAGCAGTCCGGCGGCGATTCTCTCGTCCAGGAACGGATGCCGCAGTTCCTCCCGCTTGCGCTCCTGATAGGCGACGAGGACGACTTTGCGCGTGCGGTCGTCCATCACGACGGCTCCCGTCTCCGTGGCCTGGAATCCGCCGGGGGCGACCTGCCTGCGGTTGATCAGATTGAGCGCCAGCCGATCGGCCAGCACAGGGCGCAGTTCCTCCATGACATCGAGCGCGAGGCTGGGGCGGCCCGGACGGTCGCGGTGGAGGAAACCGACCTGCGGGTCCAGGCCGACGGCCTCGAGCGCCGAGGCGACATCGTGCGCCAGCAGTGTGTAGAGGAATGAGAGGAGCGCGTTCATGTTGTCGAGCGGCGGCCGGCGGGAACGCTGGCGAAAGAAGAAGTCTGCCTTCTGAGCCACGACAAGGTGGTCGAAGACGCCGAAGTAGAGACCGGCGGCATCTCCCTCGATGCCGCGCAGGGCCGCCAGCCTGAGCGGGCGGGCGAGGCTTGTGAGCGTGTGCGTGAGCGCGTCGGCCGCCGCCGCCAGGGCCGCGTCGTCGGCGGATTCTGCATGGTCTCTCGCCGCGCGGCGCAGGACGGCACGGCAGTTGGCGATCTTGCCGGCAAGAAACGACCGCGCCAGGTCGGCCGAGGCGTCCGGCCGGTCGGCGCGGCGGTACTGCTCGCGGCGGAGCCTGACGTTGCCAGAGACCGGACTCTGGACGCGTCCCCAGAAGCGGCCGTTCTGACTGAGGAACGAGACGGCAACGTCCTGTTCGGCGCAGAGGGAGAGCATGGGCGGGCTGCAGGAGACCTGGCCGAAGCAGACGACGCCTCCGAGGGCGCGCGCTGAGACGTGCAGGGCGGCCTTGCCGTCGACGCGGACGGCGACGGAATCGCCGTCGCGGGCGAGGTAGGCACCTTGCGTGGTGACGTAGAGGGTGTTGAGCAGGCGCTTCACGATTCCGGGGTTTCCTCCTCGGTCAAGGCTGCGTTCAGGTACACGCGGGCGCTCCGCCCCCCTGTGACCTTCGGCATGCAGATGTGCATCAGAGAACAGTTGTCACACGCCTT
The Candidatus Brocadiaceae bacterium genome window above contains:
- the cas2 gene encoding CRISPR-associated endonuclease Cas2, coding for MLVVVSYDVNTQEREGRRRLRRVAKACLNYGQRVQNSVFECLIEPAEWTQLRGRLLDEINPKQDSLRFYFLGKNWKNRVEHQGAKEPYDPEGPIVV
- the cas1c gene encoding type I-C CRISPR-associated endonuclease Cas1, with the protein product MKRLLNTLYVTTQGAYLARDGDSVAVRVDGKAALHVSARALGGVVCFGQVSCSPPMLSLCAEQDVAVSFLSQNGRFWGRVQSPVSGNVRLRREQYRRADRPDASADLARSFLAGKIANCRAVLRRAARDHAESADDAALAAAADALTHTLTSLARPLRLAALRGIEGDAAGLYFGVFDHLVVAQKADFFFRQRSRRPPLDNMNALLSFLYTLLAHDVASALEAVGLDPQVGFLHRDRPGRPSLALDVMEELRPVLADRLALNLINRRQVAPGGFQATETGAVVMDDRTRKVVLVAYQERKREELRHPFLDERIAAGLLPHAQALLLSRHLRDDLDAYPPFLWR